The following is a genomic window from Ignavibacteria bacterium.
GGGAATTATTCTCGGACTTCTCAAAAAATTTAACGATGAAAAGCAGATAACAATTTTGTTGAATGTTCACGTGATTGAATATGCAAAGATGTATTCGACCAGAATTATCGGATTTAACAAAGGCGAAGTTGTATTTGACGGAAAGCCCGAAGAACTTACTCATCACATGATTGAAAAAATTTATCACCAGGATAAACAAGATTTAGAAAATTTATAATTAATTTATTGACGGATTTAAGCTCAAATATTAAACAGCGGGATTTATCCGACATCAAACAAATCAAGAAAGAAGATTTTGAGTTGTTTAAAAAACTCAATAAGCTTCTGCTTGTCATAATTGTTCTACAGATATATTATATCTCGTTTGGAGCTGTTGAGTTTTCAATTACGAAGCTTTACCAGGGACTTCCGAATATCTGGATATTTATGGAAGGACTTTTTCCGCCGAACATAGATATTTTTCCACAGGTTCTTGAGGCTGTAATCATTACCGTTCAGTTAGCTTTAATCGGTACAACACTTTCTGCAATCATTGCATTTCCGCTGAGCTTTTTTGCTGCAAGAAATTTAACGAGCGAGAAATCAATCATCGGAAAAATTTTCCGCTGGTTCACTCAGCTGATTTTCAATATCACACGTTCTATTGATATTCTGATTTTTGCTTTGATATTTGTATCGGCAGTCGGACTCGGACCGTTTCCGGG
Proteins encoded in this region:
- the phnE gene encoding phosphonate ABC transporter, permease protein PhnE — protein: MTDLSSNIKQRDLSDIKQIKKEDFELFKKLNKLLLVIIVLQIYYISFGAVEFSITKLYQGLPNIWIFMEGLFPPNIDIFPQVLEAVIITVQLALIGTTLSAIIAFPLSFFAARNLTSEKSIIGKIFRWFTQLIFNITRSIDILIFALIFVSAVGLGPFPGVLALAIHSIGMLGKLFYESIETIDKGPVEALESVGASKLEVIRWAVLPQVLPYFISYFLFRFELNIRAAVVLGLVGAGGIGFLLNQYMMLFMYKEVSIILITIIVLVLSIDYLSSKLRKLVL